The DNA sequence caactcccccccccccccccccccccctacaccatcTCCATGGCGATACGGTCTGGCGTCATCTGTCCCGTCTTCACGGAGATCCACAAGTCCTCCGTGTCCCCCCTGTTctgctttttcttcttctttgtgtcCGACCTCGCGGTCACTGCGGCCCCCTTGTCCCttcggcggcggcagcagcagcagccactgcCGCCACAGCAGTAGTGACAGCACACCACCAGCGAGGTGAGCAggaccagcagggggagggccAGCAGGACGGCCAGGCACACCGTGTTGTACACCCCTTGGTTGTGTTTGTCCGCAGCAAAGTTCCACAGCTGGTTGAAAAAGTCCAGCACGGTGCCCTTTTTATCCGCcatctttgttttttattgtttttgtttgtaccTCCCAGGATGGTCGTCTTTGATAAAGCCTGGCTGGAACTCCAACAGCTTCGgtttataaaataaatggcGAACACGTACTCTGGTGACTTGTGCAACGTAACATTGGTAGCCACGATACATAAATATCGTGTCTCAAATCTGCAGTATTGTATCCGGGAAAGGTGGCGGTGAATATCTTCTCGGGCTCAGAAGCCGTTTCGGGTTTCGGTTAAGGTTTGGTTTCAAGAATAAAGACCTTGAACCTTTCCTGGCGCTTCTGACCCTTTGGGCTGGCGTGAAGCAATCATAGTTTCATTTCGAGTCTGAGATGGAAATATTGGAAATCCCAACGAACGGTGCCTATTGCTTCGACTCAATCCGAGTTTGTCGGTGATCCCTGCATCCCTGCGGTTCCTCCTCTGGTGGTGACCCCTGGTGTTGACCTCTGGTTTTGACCTCTGGTGGTGACCTCTGGTGTTCCTCCTCTGGTCACGGTCTCCTCGTTTTCTggcccccccactcctctcgCTCCCATTCAATTCGGCCTGCTGGAAGGAGCACGCTGCCGGGAAGGAAGTGGGAATGTTCCTGTGGATGTAAACACACAATAGAAAGGTGACctttaaactcacacacacattccatcaCCAATCGACAGCATTCCATCTGCAGTCTAATGCGCTAAGTAGAAGGAGCAGAAGTATGCAGAATATGTGTGCAATGACACCACATTTATAAAcgcacagatatatatataacaaaagTGGACATCTCCAGAGCTTGAAATGTCTTTATACAGTTACATTAACCTCTACAATCGTCCTTCCATGATGTGTGCCTGCCTATTGTAAAATCCtgagagggagattgagagagcaGAACGTTGAGAGAGCAATAGTgaatgtcagagagagagagaaaggggagagagatgaagaagaaTTGAAACAGAGCGATAGCAAATCTTTCTAAGAGCCCCTCTGAGAATGGCCtccatatatagagagagagagagagagagagagagagagagagaggctgtcaggacctcatctgaatATAGCTAGCTAATGGTTCCCAATGGGACACTTTGATGGACAGGACCTGGTCAAGTTTTTTATAAGTGGCTGATCGTTTCATTTTCAGCTCCCCATGTATGAAAACTCTTAACTTGCAATTTCTTTGAAGAATCCTTGACTTACGTTTCACTTTGAAGATGACATGTATAATGAAGAGAGAGCAAAACGATATCATCATGCATTAGTTCTCTTTAGTGACAGACCAATGTTGTCTCATAACATGTGATTTAGATGCAGGAGAAGAAGATATGCCATTATGAATATTGATACAATAATCATCCATTCCGTTAACCTCCATTGCGAGCAAGCCAGATGCACGTGCAAGTAGAATGCAAAGATATGTGTTGCGGTAACATGGCTTGTTTTATGGCTGTGAGAATACATGTGAGATCAGTGAGGTGTGACTTCCTGCCCAGGGGTCATGTCCCCCTGCTCATTTGACTGACAGGAAACCCCTTATGTTACTACACATGGGACACATCGTCATGCATAAGCCTTCAGAAGTAAACATACATGCAGCTTGAAAACaatagaaaatacaaatatgttcttattttaagtcagtttggataaaagcgtctgctcaatgccctacatttaaatgtaagtGTTGTACAATGCAGGCCTATTCTTTTCTGTTTTCAATGTTTCAACATTGTACTGGAACACAGCTTAGTGGTCATGGGGTGCGGTTCTTTGTGAGCAATGCTTCATGGGGTTTAGCTGGTCAGCTCGAAAAGCCCGAGTCATGCCCACAGTTCGTCTGTATTTGTTGAGTAATGTAATAAAGGCTATTGTGTCATATCACAAGAACAATATATCCTTGGTGTGATTGGTTCATGGGGAAAAAGTGGGTTATTATTCGCAATGCTCTGGCCGTGGCCACATTGTCCTTCTCCCCACCGTGGTCCCAGCGAACAGCACCGCCACATAGAATACAAACAGACGAGTGACCGGCTCACAATAGAGATGAGACAGCACGACAGATGAATCATTTTAACATGGGAGGGCTGAATTTGTCACAGTGTTATTGGAACAACTGTGTCACAGATAATGACCGTCATCTTCAAAAATATCAGGGCTTCGCCACAACACCTCTCAAATTAGGTCATTATTTCAACTATACAATGATTATCTGAATATGATACAAACTACTATCTTCACAATACACAGGCTCTTAAAGGTCTTTCATTCAGTCTGGTGTTTACACCTGTGATGCTGCCTTCAACAATGCGTTAAAAACCTGAGCTAACATTATGATactttatatttatgtatgtgtcttATAGTCAAAACTTGGCTTCTATTCTGGGCAGTGTTTGGCGTGTTAGTGCGAGATAGAAGGATTGCTGAGTCaattctctctccactctctctctttccgtctcaatctgtctctctctctctctctcttctctctctctctctctctctctctctctctctctctctctctctctctctctctctctccctgtctctctctcgtcacagagtacatttatattataaagCAAAGACACCAGTGGGACGTATCCATGCTGTAACTGCTGATGTgcactaaataaaaaaacaaaattataATGGCACTGCCTTTTCATTAGGGAAAGTTGGATAAGTAGGTCCGCACTCAACAACACATTAATGTATTTCCACAGTGCATTTGTGGACGCAAGTCAACCGATTGAACTGTAGTGCTTTTAAGCCGAGGAAAAAAGGTCAAATTGGGAAGAATTCCCttcacccgcacacacacaaagacaatttATTCTGCAGTGGGAACATCAACTCGATGAGTTACTTTCTCATGACGTTGAGTGGCCATGGATCCCAGTGTACACAGGAAAAGGGACATTTCTTGGACACACAAAGCCAGGATGGGGTGGGGAGAAATATTATGAGTGCACTATGTTAGCCCCCGCTGGGTCTGTTCTGAACGGGAACATATGCGACCTGGAAGACATTGAAGGCTAAGAGACAGATCTGTGACAGAAGGCGAGCAGAAATCTTTAATGTCCTGCCTCAAGCACACCATCGACCCCGAGATCCCCCTCTCTGAGGTTTCTGGGACATGTTACAGTCACTGATagaaattgattgattgattttatgtttttcttctggTTTTTCCCTGGGTTATCAGCAAGTTCTTATATGCCGGGAGACTTTGTTTTCACGTGTTATCGTGCTCTACTTTCCATTGATAACTGGGAAGAAATGCACTGTGTTTTGTAGTTCAGGCTGACACACATACCGAGCTGGTTGTACTTTTTGTAAACACATTTTGTAAGAGTTACAGTACATTTCTGCTGTACTCAGCACTACTATAGTGAGTCATAACTGACCATGGGTCAATTTATCAGTTGCATAAAAAATAAGTTTCCATTTCAACAGTATATAGCTGATACGGCAAGAAGAAGCAAAATCCAGTTTAAAATAATCTTAAATAGTAATTTAACCGTTAAAATGCCTGTGAATTAATCAACTTTTCCTCCACTTTTGGATGGAACCCCCCTTGTTTCCAATCATATGTAGCTCTACTCTATGTTACCATTTCAGATAAAGCACCATTTTCATAGTTCCAGAGCAGCTCAACAattaacaaccacaacaacaaaacattgCGTCCCTGACAAAGATGGCCTGGAGGCTGTGAAAAGAGAAAGTATTTAGTTTCAGGTTAAAGAGAGCACCTTACCCTGAGGCATGTTCAAAGCAGCAGGCCAGCTCCGCCACTTGTCGTACGCGCTCAGCTCTCCCCCGCTTTCTGACATCGGTCTTCTGTCATGTGTTTCCTTATTTGCTACTTCCCTCTTCAGTCGCTCATACATCAACACAACTCCTCACTCTTTGTTCCTCTTCTGTTCCTCTGACCTTGTTTCaaaacctctttctctctccctctatctattagtcaccccctcctccctctctccaccctttccctccccctctctttccccctccctccctctctctcctccctccctatctctctttctaacttcccctttctctttctctcttttcccccctccctct is a window from the Gadus chalcogrammus isolate NIFS_2021 chromosome 8, NIFS_Gcha_1.0, whole genome shotgun sequence genome containing:
- the LOC130388247 gene encoding uncharacterized protein KIAA0040 homolog — protein: MADKKGTVLDFFNQLWNFAADKHNQGVYNTVCLAVLLALPLLVLLTSLVVCCHYCCGGSGCCCCRRRRDKGAAVTARSDTKKKKKQNRGDTEDLWISVKTGQMTPDRIAMEMV